From Mastacembelus armatus chromosome 13, fMasArm1.2, whole genome shotgun sequence, one genomic window encodes:
- the hmgb1b gene encoding high mobility group protein B1b isoform X2 has protein sequence MVKDPKKPRGKMSSYAYFVQTCREEHKKKHPDASVNFAEFSKKCSERWKTMSPKEKGKFEDMAKQDKLRYEREMKNYVPPKGQKKKRFKDPNAPKRPPSAFFLFCADFRPKVKGENPGLSIGDTAKKLGEMWNSSSAEDKQPYEKKAAKLKEKYDKDIVAYRTKGKVDSESAAAADEEEEEDDEGEEEEEDDEDEDEDDE, from the exons ATGGTGAAAGATCCAAAGAAGCCGAGAGGCAAAATGTCCTCATATGCCTACTTTGTGCAAACGTGCCGAGAAGAACACAAGAAGAAACATCCTGATGCCAGTGTCAACTTTGCAGAGTTCTCCAAGAAATGTTCTGAGCGATGGAAG ACGATGTCACCAAAAGAGAAAGGCAAGTTTGAAGATATGGCCAAGCAAGACAAGTTGCGTTATGAGAGGGAAATGAAAAATTACGTTCCCCCCAAGGGCCAAAAGAAGAAACGATTCAAGGACCCCAACGCCCCCAAGAGACCACC GTCTGCATTCTTTCTATTCTGTGCTGACTTTCGCCCCAAGGTAAAAGGTGAGAATCCTGGACTGTCCATTGGGGACACGGCAAAGAAGTTGGGAGAGATGTGGAACAGTTCATCTGCAGAGGACAAGCAGCCATATGAGAAGAAGGCTGCCAAATTGAAGGAGAAATACGACAAG GATATTGTTGCTTACCGCACAAAGGGCAAAGTGGATTCAgaatcagctgctgcagcagatgaggaggaggaggaagatgatgagggagaagaggaggaggaggatgatgaagatgaggatgaggatgatgagtAG
- the hmgb1b gene encoding high mobility group protein B1b isoform X1 translates to MSYSRSPAHPRTKMVKDPKKPRGKMSSYAYFVQTCREEHKKKHPDASVNFAEFSKKCSERWKTMSPKEKGKFEDMAKQDKLRYEREMKNYVPPKGQKKKRFKDPNAPKRPPSAFFLFCADFRPKVKGENPGLSIGDTAKKLGEMWNSSSAEDKQPYEKKAAKLKEKYDKDIVAYRTKGKVDSESAAAADEEEEEDDEGEEEEEDDEDEDEDDE, encoded by the exons ATGTCCTACAGCCGGAGCCCCGCACACCCG CGAACCAAGATGGTGAAAGATCCAAAGAAGCCGAGAGGCAAAATGTCCTCATATGCCTACTTTGTGCAAACGTGCCGAGAAGAACACAAGAAGAAACATCCTGATGCCAGTGTCAACTTTGCAGAGTTCTCCAAGAAATGTTCTGAGCGATGGAAG ACGATGTCACCAAAAGAGAAAGGCAAGTTTGAAGATATGGCCAAGCAAGACAAGTTGCGTTATGAGAGGGAAATGAAAAATTACGTTCCCCCCAAGGGCCAAAAGAAGAAACGATTCAAGGACCCCAACGCCCCCAAGAGACCACC GTCTGCATTCTTTCTATTCTGTGCTGACTTTCGCCCCAAGGTAAAAGGTGAGAATCCTGGACTGTCCATTGGGGACACGGCAAAGAAGTTGGGAGAGATGTGGAACAGTTCATCTGCAGAGGACAAGCAGCCATATGAGAAGAAGGCTGCCAAATTGAAGGAGAAATACGACAAG GATATTGTTGCTTACCGCACAAAGGGCAAAGTGGATTCAgaatcagctgctgcagcagatgaggaggaggaggaagatgatgagggagaagaggaggaggaggatgatgaagatgaggatgaggatgatgagtAG
- the tex26 gene encoding testis-expressed protein 26: MATKEGKHWWDPYETSHRRQFVDHSNSAAEILLCPTSTSFMHSFLSPGPFGSTIYNTSFCWKPLCKPECIQTASGQKRNNPHPSQSFMMRRLPRNATQSLEYVRFPWKHHPSEEEIHKALTAQYHSTYRCDFVGVPQGYNHINYAAKRLAPMYGRCYVPFSDTEMTDNHRKPKQKPELLGNRSQYSFSAEPNMACCGIVPTVVQRHVQTQKKRSDLTTYDRFCGKTFTNAASVIQSLLPQELQQLHRILPEEDKETIKRVLSKDDFPNRGETAHKLPAVVLNSCSPKWISSWPGPI; encoded by the exons ATGGCAACCAAAG AGGGCAAACACTGGTGGGATCCATATGAAACATCTCATAGGAGACAATTTGTCGACCATTCAAACTCAGCTGCAGAGATTCTGCT GTGCCCAACATCAACATCATTTATGCATTCATTTTTATCACCTGGGCCTTTTGGTTCAACTATCTACAACACAAGCTTTTGCTGGAAGCCATTGTGTAAGCCTGAATGCATTCAGACAGCCTCAGGACAGAAACGAAACAACCCACATCCCAGTCAG TCTTTCATGATGCGAAGGCTGCCTAGGAATGCCACACAAAGTCTTGAGTATGTCAGATTCCCGTGGAAGCATCACCCATCTGAAGAAGAGATCCATAAGGCCCTGACAGCACAGTACCATTCCACCTACAGATGTGACTTTGTGGGTGTGCCTCAAG GATACAATCATATTAACTATGCAGCAAAAAGACTTGCACCTATGTACGGCAGGTGCTATGTGCCGTTCTCTGACACAGAGATGACGGACAATCACCGCAAGCCAAAGCAAAAGCCTGAACTGTTGGGCAATCGCTCTCAGTACAGCTTCAGTGCAGAGCCCAACATGGCCTGCTGTGGTATTG TTCCAACTGTAGTACAAAGGCACGTCCAAACTCAAAAGAAAAGATCAGATTTGACAACCTATGACAGGTTTTGTGGAAAGACATTCACCAATGCTGCATCTGTGATACAATCGCTGTTGccccaggagctgcagcagttaCACAGGATTTTACCTGAGGAGG ATAAAGAGACAATAAAAAGGGTTTTGAGCAAAGATGATTTTCCAAACCGTGGGGAGACAGCACATAAACTTCCAGCAGTTGTGCTTAATTCCTGCTCACCAAAGTGGATATCAAGCTGGCCAGGCCCTATCTAA